One genomic region from Clostridium saccharobutylicum DSM 13864 encodes:
- a CDS encoding vWA domain-containing protein, with protein MNIIKSKKILLKRIELVICFILLVSLININSNNASAVNQKLPNEPSFEVKINSATPNPALIGEDITINGTITPQPFETEAKSQKKEIVLVLDVSGSMDDEVDTKCTNQRGRHEVSWYEANQLYYKGIDIIYKNGHYYVDDYCEEHGKIGEHNSTKITELKKAANNFIDKMKSVSNLKIGIVAYSTNATINPGTYQNGFLDDSDTLHNIVNGLGVDGGTNTGEGLRKAEYMLKNGETDAKKSIVFMSDGEPTFYSAEEKYERNYGRYYDYYTSIDNTNPAHGGPGNSDEQGYCKEYAEKIGAIIKQNKSNIFSIGYGLEDYGNETMKDIHESMGGISDNKHFFATGAGAIDGVFSGIADEIIKSYTIDSLTANMNFNSNDGFTLNIGGNTVKLDNIVYNKVDNSETNGKWRYEAASIPFSFIIKGSKPGEYNNIFKDSNVTFTWEGNAISGPINQNNLKIIIKDNELPNIEANLESAAPNPINNLNQEITLNYGINPNSFTFANNNGSDLKDVVILLDNSNVMGDSKLGKIKDNLFNKILNDNTLKNQKTSYALVTYNNSATIKSDFVSSQSEITSFNDNVLKSIGPENGARNIVDAFNKAQTLFQGGRSNAKKYILLISSGKASGSIKDIDAKIDEIKGKYNLISLDLSNINSANVDDILYNDDNDENNGNNHFIKYFHLKSGGQKEDYFINKNYDESNSNPCLNDDNNIANSIMDAIAKRLKGGAMSSYVFSDLKLNFNLGDNFQLVQNSNSDLVKNMEVTGDDNLTLTLPTIEYRLDSTGKYVAWYEDKDGQYKTWGSDKNLFYVSFKVKPKKYEEALGFGTPNTISYTSLLGKSISKPIETPIINVRGIQEVIHGLYSGMNEDGTPNIESATSKDFLQGTNVRLGATFKAYNGSVANLIVDTGNVDRDNINVYKIVDGKLNLIGKMVPDGSNNNYKFNFSEEGNILVIYNETLPKPTESHFYTNHITVDNANAIATLHVIVKELPELF; from the coding sequence TTGAATATAATAAAAAGCAAAAAAATTTTACTTAAGAGAATAGAATTAGTAATATGTTTTATATTATTAGTTTCCTTAATAAATATTAATTCAAATAATGCAAGTGCTGTAAATCAGAAGTTACCAAATGAGCCATCATTTGAAGTGAAGATAAATTCGGCTACGCCAAATCCAGCGCTAATAGGTGAAGATATAACAATCAATGGAACAATAACGCCACAGCCTTTTGAAACCGAAGCGAAATCTCAAAAAAAAGAAATAGTTTTAGTATTAGATGTATCAGGTAGTATGGATGACGAAGTTGATACAAAGTGTACCAATCAAAGGGGAAGACATGAAGTATCATGGTATGAGGCTAACCAATTATATTATAAGGGAATTGATATAATTTATAAAAATGGTCATTATTATGTAGATGATTATTGTGAAGAACACGGAAAAATAGGAGAACATAATTCAACAAAGATAACTGAACTTAAGAAAGCGGCAAATAATTTTATCGATAAGATGAAAAGTGTTTCTAATTTAAAAATAGGCATTGTAGCTTATTCTACTAACGCAACTATTAATCCAGGAACATATCAGAATGGTTTTCTAGATGATAGTGACACTTTGCACAACATAGTTAATGGGTTAGGAGTTGATGGAGGAACTAATACAGGAGAAGGGCTAAGAAAAGCTGAATACATGTTAAAGAATGGTGAAACGGATGCAAAAAAATCAATTGTTTTTATGTCAGATGGAGAACCAACGTTTTATTCAGCGGAGGAAAAATATGAGCGGAACTATGGAAGATATTATGATTATTATACTTCAATCGATAATACTAACCCAGCACATGGAGGACCAGGTAATTCAGATGAACAGGGATATTGTAAGGAATATGCTGAAAAAATAGGTGCTATAATAAAGCAAAATAAAAGTAATATATTTTCGATAGGTTATGGATTGGAGGACTATGGAAATGAGACTATGAAAGATATTCATGAATCTATGGGAGGAATATCTGATAATAAACATTTCTTTGCAACAGGCGCAGGTGCAATAGATGGGGTTTTCAGCGGAATAGCCGATGAAATTATAAAAAGCTACACCATAGATTCCTTAACGGCTAATATGAATTTTAATTCTAATGATGGTTTTACTTTAAATATTGGTGGAAATACAGTAAAGCTTGATAACATTGTTTATAATAAAGTGGATAATTCAGAAACGAATGGAAAATGGAGGTATGAAGCAGCATCAATACCATTTAGTTTTATAATTAAAGGAAGTAAACCAGGTGAATATAATAATATATTTAAGGATTCTAATGTAACATTTACATGGGAAGGTAATGCAATAAGTGGACCTATAAATCAAAATAATTTAAAAATAATAATAAAGGATAATGAACTTCCTAATATAGAGGCAAATTTAGAAAGTGCAGCACCAAATCCTATTAATAATTTAAATCAAGAGATAACTTTAAATTATGGAATAAATCCTAATAGTTTTACTTTTGCAAACAATAATGGATCAGATCTTAAAGATGTGGTTATATTATTAGATAATTCGAATGTAATGGGAGACAGCAAGTTAGGAAAAATTAAGGACAACTTATTTAATAAAATACTTAATGATAATACATTGAAGAATCAAAAAACATCTTATGCTTTAGTAACTTATAATAATAGTGCGACTATAAAGTCTGATTTTGTAAGTTCACAATCAGAAATTACAAGTTTTAATGATAATGTATTGAAGTCTATTGGACCTGAAAATGGAGCAAGAAATATAGTAGACGCATTTAATAAAGCACAAACTTTATTTCAAGGAGGAAGAAGTAACGCTAAAAAATACATTCTTCTTATATCGTCAGGAAAAGCAAGTGGCAGTATAAAGGACATAGATGCTAAAATAGATGAGATAAAAGGTAAGTACAATTTAATTAGTTTGGATTTATCTAATATTAATAGTGCCAATGTTGACGATATTTTATATAACGATGATAATGATGAGAATAATGGTAACAACCATTTTATAAAATATTTTCATTTAAAATCAGGTGGACAAAAAGAAGATTATTTTATAAATAAAAATTATGATGAAAGCAATTCTAATCCATGTTTAAATGATGATAACAATATAGCTAATAGTATAATGGATGCAATTGCAAAGAGACTAAAAGGTGGTGCAATGTCATCATATGTCTTTAGTGATTTGAAATTAAACTTTAATCTTGGTGATAATTTTCAGTTAGTTCAAAATTCTAATTCGGATTTAGTTAAGAATATGGAAGTTACAGGGGATGACAATTTAACATTAACTTTACCTACTATTGAATATAGGCTGGACAGTACTGGTAAATATGTAGCTTGGTATGAAGATAAAGATGGTCAATATAAGACATGGGGCAGTGATAAAAACTTATTTTATGTATCTTTTAAAGTAAAACCAAAGAAATATGAAGAAGCATTAGGATTTGGCACACCAAATACGATTTCATATACTAGTTTATTAGGCAAATCAATAAGTAAGCCTATAGAAACACCTATTATAAACGTTAGAGGAATACAAGAAGTAATTCATGGGCTTTATAGTGGAATGAATGAAGATGGAACGCCTAATATAGAAAGTGCGACATCAAAGGATTTTTTGCAGGGAACTAATGTTAGGTTAGGGGCAACATTTAAAGCTTATAATGGAAGTGTGGCAAATCTTATTGTTGATACAGGGAATGTTGATAGAGACAACATTAATGTATATAAAATAGTTGATGGAAAGTTAAATCTTATAGGAAAGATGGTTCCCGATGGAAGTAATAACAATTATAAATTTAATTTTAGTGAGGAAGGTAATATTCTAGTTATATATAATGAAACGTTACCTAAACCTACAGAAAGCCACTTTTATACTAACCATATAACAGTTGATAATGCGAATGCAATAGCAACATTACATGTAATAGTTAAAGAGTTACCAGAATTATTTTAA
- a CDS encoding GGDEF domain-containing protein, with the protein MVELRKVIVFIFVSFLFVYMIWINFSVLNKFGHKKLLSALMISGLGLISIGTFFDVISSLSGMKFRNLIQICFTAGAIIFVTYIILWSNHIAKILANLNQHAHTDAMTGVYNRIGFERELMKKSSRKKESFYVMVLDLDKTKEINDNFGHLNGDRYIISAAKIIKDEMGKIGFVGRTGGDEFIAFLENVNEYDIEKIKHSIKIRVSNIFLKENKNMNISIGYSKYEKDGQDYDELLRIADERMYEDKKKRKNIIRNLQ; encoded by the coding sequence ATGGTTGAATTAAGAAAAGTGATAGTATTCATATTTGTATCATTTCTTTTTGTCTATATGATATGGATTAACTTCAGTGTGTTAAATAAATTTGGTCATAAGAAATTATTGTCTGCTTTAATGATAAGTGGCTTGGGATTGATTTCCATAGGTACATTTTTTGATGTGATATCAAGCTTATCAGGGATGAAATTTAGAAACTTAATTCAAATATGTTTTACAGCCGGAGCAATTATATTTGTAACATATATAATATTATGGAGCAATCATATAGCGAAGATCCTTGCTAATCTTAATCAACACGCACATACTGATGCTATGACAGGAGTGTATAATAGAATTGGATTTGAAAGAGAATTAATGAAGAAAAGTTCTAGAAAAAAAGAATCTTTTTATGTTATGGTTTTAGATCTTGATAAAACAAAGGAGATAAATGATAATTTTGGACATTTAAATGGAGATAGATATATAATAAGTGCAGCTAAAATAATAAAGGATGAGATGGGTAAGATTGGTTTTGTGGGAAGAACTGGTGGCGATGAATTTATTGCATTTTTAGAAAATGTAAATGAATATGACATAGAAAAGATTAAACATTCTATAAAAATACGAGTTTCAAATATTTTTTTAAAAGAAAATAAGAATATGAATATAAGCATAGGATATTCAAAGTATGAAAAGGATGGACAAGATTATGATGAGCTCTTAAGAATTGCAGATGAAAGAATGTATGAAGATAAGAAAAAAAGAAAAAATATTATTAGAAATTTGCAGTAG
- a CDS encoding DedA family protein, whose product MNTYAYIIDVFLHLDKYLGTVINNYGFETYLILFLIIFLETGLVVTPFLPGDSLIFAAATFAALGALNIYILVGVLMVAAILGDTANYEIGRHLGEKLIKSERLIKKEHIEITNKFYEKHGGKTIIFARFVPIVRTLAPFVAGIGKMSYRHFISFNALGGILWVLVVSICGYFFGNIPVVKENFTIVVIGIIVISILPGIIGFVKSKMNKYNEVV is encoded by the coding sequence ATGAATACTTATGCGTATATAATAGATGTCTTTTTACATCTTGATAAATATTTAGGTACTGTAATAAATAATTATGGCTTTGAAACTTACTTAATATTATTTCTTATAATATTTTTAGAAACAGGATTAGTAGTAACTCCATTTTTGCCAGGAGATTCATTAATCTTTGCAGCAGCTACTTTTGCAGCATTAGGAGCATTAAATATTTATATATTAGTTGGAGTGTTAATGGTTGCAGCAATTTTAGGAGATACAGCAAATTATGAAATAGGTAGACATTTGGGTGAAAAATTGATAAAAAGTGAACGGTTAATTAAGAAGGAGCACATTGAAATTACTAACAAGTTTTATGAAAAGCATGGTGGGAAAACAATAATATTTGCAAGATTTGTTCCGATAGTTCGTACATTAGCACCTTTCGTAGCTGGAATAGGGAAAATGAGTTATAGACATTTTATTTCTTTCAATGCATTAGGTGGAATTCTTTGGGTATTAGTAGTTTCTATTTGTGGATATTTCTTTGGAAATATTCCAGTAGTTAAAGAAAACTTTACAATTGTAGTTATAGGAATAATAGTAATTTCTATTCTTCCAGGGATTATTGGATTTGTTAAAAGTAAGATGAACAAATATAATGAAGTTGTATAA
- a CDS encoding aspartate kinase — MNTIITKFGGSSLADANQFRKVKDIIYSNDARKYVIPSAPGKRDSKDSKVTDLLYLCHAHVAAGIALDDVFNHIRQRYSDIINDLKLDFSIEDQLNTIKKDLEAGASSDYAASRGEYLNGLILAKYLDFEFVDAKDVIVFKKDGSLDNEATNCALHNRLSNVSKAVIPGFYGADKSGNIVTFSRGGSDVTGALVAASINANLYENWTDVSGFLMADPRIVENPKPISKITYSELRELSYMGASVLHEDAIFPVRKAGIPINIKNTNRPQDEGTFIVQDEDDSIKPTTITGIAGKKDFTVISITKAMMNSELGFCRKLLSILEQHKISFENMPSGIDTVCLVISDSELKNKHQVVLEEIQNICNPDSIEVHPNMAMIATVGRGMAKQTGTAAKIFTALSNAEVNIRMIDQGSSEMNILVGIENDDFEKCIISIYNAFN; from the coding sequence ATGAACACAATTATAACAAAATTTGGTGGCAGCTCATTAGCTGATGCCAATCAATTCAGAAAGGTTAAAGACATAATTTATTCTAATGATGCAAGAAAATATGTAATACCTTCTGCGCCTGGAAAAAGAGACTCTAAAGATTCAAAAGTAACTGACTTATTATACCTTTGTCATGCTCATGTTGCTGCTGGAATCGCTTTAGATGATGTCTTTAATCACATAAGACAAAGATATTCTGATATAATAAATGATTTAAAATTAGATTTTAGTATAGAAGATCAATTAAATACAATAAAGAAAGACCTTGAAGCTGGTGCATCAAGTGATTACGCTGCAAGTAGAGGCGAATATTTAAATGGTTTAATTCTTGCGAAATATTTAGACTTTGAATTTGTTGATGCTAAAGATGTTATAGTTTTTAAAAAGGATGGCTCATTAGATAATGAAGCTACAAACTGCGCTCTACACAACAGATTATCTAATGTTTCTAAGGCTGTTATTCCTGGATTTTATGGTGCTGATAAATCTGGTAACATTGTTACATTCTCAAGAGGTGGTTCTGATGTTACTGGAGCATTAGTTGCTGCAAGCATCAATGCAAATCTTTATGAAAATTGGACCGATGTTTCTGGTTTCTTAATGGCAGATCCTAGAATAGTTGAAAATCCAAAGCCAATCAGTAAAATAACTTATTCAGAACTTAGAGAACTTTCTTATATGGGAGCTTCGGTATTACATGAAGATGCTATATTCCCAGTAAGAAAAGCTGGTATTCCAATAAACATAAAAAATACAAATAGACCACAAGATGAAGGTACATTTATAGTACAAGATGAGGATGATTCAATTAAGCCAACTACAATAACTGGTATTGCTGGAAAAAAAGATTTTACTGTAATTTCAATTACAAAAGCTATGATGAATTCAGAACTTGGATTCTGTAGAAAGCTATTATCAATTCTTGAACAGCACAAAATTTCATTTGAAAATATGCCTTCAGGAATAGATACAGTTTGTCTTGTAATTTCAGATTCCGAATTAAAGAACAAACATCAAGTTGTTCTCGAAGAAATCCAAAACATATGTAACCCAGATTCTATAGAAGTTCATCCAAATATGGCTATGATTGCAACAGTTGGACGTGGAATGGCTAAACAAACAGGAACTGCTGCAAAAATATTCACAGCACTTTCAAATGCAGAAGTTAACATAAGAATGATCGACCAAGGATCTAGTGAAATGAATATATTAGTTGGAATTGAAAATGATGACTTTGAAAAATGCATCATTTCAATATATAATGCATTTAACTAA
- the glnA gene encoding type I glutamate--ammonia ligase: MAKYTKEDIINLVKENGVKFIRLQFTDIFGTLKNVAITDKQLEKALDNECMFDGSSIDGFVRIEESDMNLRPNLDSFVIFPWRPQQGKVARLICDVYKPDGTPFEGDPRHVLKRAIADAKELGYTMNVGPECEFFLFETDENGRATTNTQDKAGYFDLAPTDLGENARRDMTLALEEMGFEIEASHHEVAEGQNEIDFKYGDALTTADNIMTFKLVVKSIAQRHGLHASFMPKPIFGINGSGMHVNMSLFKDGKNAFVDENDKNGLSKVAYQFIAGLLKNIKGMAAVTNPLVNSYKRLVPGYEAPVYLAWSCKNRTALIRVPAARGAGTRVELRCPDPSSNPYLVLACLLQAGLDGIKNNLQPPAEVEANIFAMTEQERKENGIDNLPNNLYEAVNYMKENELAKKALGDHVYGNYVAGKAAEWDDYRTKVHDWELENYLNKY; this comes from the coding sequence ATGGCAAAATACACAAAGGAAGATATCATTAATTTAGTAAAAGAAAACGGCGTAAAATTTATAAGACTTCAATTTACTGATATCTTTGGAACATTAAAGAATGTGGCGATTACAGACAAACAATTGGAAAAAGCATTAGATAATGAATGTATGTTTGATGGATCATCTATTGATGGTTTTGTTAGAATTGAAGAATCAGACATGAATTTAAGACCTAATTTAGATAGTTTTGTTATTTTTCCATGGAGACCACAACAAGGCAAAGTTGCAAGATTAATTTGTGATGTATATAAGCCAGATGGTACACCATTTGAAGGAGATCCAAGACATGTCCTAAAGAGAGCAATTGCAGATGCAAAAGAATTAGGATATACAATGAATGTTGGACCAGAATGTGAATTCTTCTTATTTGAAACAGATGAAAATGGCAGAGCAACAACTAATACTCAAGATAAAGCTGGATATTTTGATTTAGCACCTACAGATTTAGGAGAAAATGCTAGAAGAGACATGACTTTAGCTTTAGAAGAAATGGGATTCGAAATTGAAGCATCTCATCATGAAGTTGCTGAGGGTCAAAATGAAATTGACTTTAAGTATGGAGATGCATTAACTACAGCTGATAATATTATGACATTTAAACTAGTTGTTAAATCTATTGCACAAAGACATGGATTACATGCATCGTTTATGCCAAAACCAATATTCGGAATTAATGGTTCTGGAATGCATGTAAATATGTCATTATTCAAAGATGGAAAAAATGCTTTTGTTGATGAAAATGATAAAAATGGATTAAGTAAAGTTGCTTATCAATTTATCGCTGGATTATTAAAGAACATTAAAGGAATGGCTGCTGTAACTAATCCATTAGTTAACTCATATAAGAGATTAGTACCAGGATATGAAGCACCAGTATATCTAGCTTGGTCTTGCAAAAACAGAACAGCATTAATAAGAGTACCAGCAGCTAGAGGTGCAGGGACTAGAGTAGAATTAAGATGTCCAGATCCAAGTTCTAATCCATATTTAGTATTAGCATGTTTATTACAAGCAGGATTAGATGGAATTAAAAATAATTTACAACCACCTGCTGAAGTTGAAGCAAACATTTTTGCAATGACTGAGCAAGAAAGAAAAGAAAATGGAATTGATAATCTGCCAAACAATTTATATGAAGCAGTAAATTACATGAAAGAAAATGAATTAGCTAAAAAAGCTTTAGGAGATCATGTATATGGAAATTATGTTGCAGGAAAAGCAGCAGAATGGGATGATTACAGAACAAAAGTACATGATTGGGAATTAGAGAATTATCTAAATAAATACTAA
- a CDS encoding ANTAR domain-containing response regulator, which yields MVQSEKGKLIIALSNVEIAKKLKTLLTQEGFDIIALCTSGNELIRLVMQYSPDLVLVGYKFKDMSLLDVYENLVDLTSFLAIVNEPYRSFIEEDTDIYCIGTKISNVLLTNAIDLIFQSKRRIKKLKEQVEKLEHTLEDRKLIEKAKGQLMSTSGLTENEAFRYMQKISMDSGKRMKDIASLILSEIQ from the coding sequence ATGGTCCAAAGTGAAAAAGGAAAACTTATTATAGCATTAAGCAATGTTGAGATAGCAAAAAAATTAAAAACTTTGCTAACGCAAGAAGGGTTTGATATCATAGCCCTATGTACTTCAGGAAATGAATTAATTAGATTAGTTATGCAATATTCCCCAGACCTGGTTTTAGTAGGATATAAGTTTAAGGACATGAGTTTACTGGATGTGTATGAAAACTTAGTAGATTTAACTAGCTTTTTGGCTATTGTAAATGAGCCATATAGATCCTTTATAGAAGAAGATACAGATATATATTGTATTGGTACTAAAATTTCAAATGTACTTTTAACTAATGCCATTGATTTGATATTTCAAAGTAAAAGAAGAATCAAAAAATTAAAAGAGCAGGTAGAAAAATTAGAACATACTCTAGAAGATAGAAAGCTTATTGAAAAGGCTAAAGGTCAACTCATGTCAACTTCAGGACTTACTGAAAATGAAGCATTTAGATATATGCAGAAAATAAGCATGGATTCGGGGAAAAGAATGAAAGATATTGCTAGTTTAATATTAAGTGAAATACAATAA